The genomic window ATTGATGCCCATCGGTCCAGGTTGCCGTCGAAAGGAAGGACGTTCAGCAGATCGGCAACGGCCAGCGCATGGTCCGGGTCCCGCAGCACGATGCAGAGGTCGAACGCCAGGTTGCTGAGGTCCCGGAGGCAGCTTCCGGACTTGGTGTTGATGCCCTTCGTCAGGCGGTCAGCGAGGACCTGCACACCGTTTTTGCCCTTGTGGTTGGCGGCCGCGGCACTCACCACGGCCTCCGGAGTGCCCTCCGGTTCAGGGATCAGGGCAAGTTCTTCGGGGCTGGGTCCGGTGTACGACGGTGGCGTTTCCGGGCGTGGAGGCACGACGACGGCGGGTCCGGCCTGGGTGTCTTCGTCGCGCCCTGCGGAGGTGCTGGAGTCCGGGGTGCTTGCGTCGGCGGTGTTGGAGCCGGCGACGTCGGAGTCGGCGGTGCTCGAGTCGACGGTGCTTGCGTCGGCGGTGCTTGAGCCTGCGGTGCTTGAGCCTGCGGTGCTTGAGCCTGCGGTGCTCGAGCCTGCGGCGTCGGAGCCGTCCGGGTCCAGTGCAGGGCCAACCCCTGCTCCGTCACCCACGGGCACACTGGACCCAACAGCGATCCGCACCGTGCCGCCGTCGACCATTGTCACCAACAGCATTGCGGCAACGCCGTAGTCGTCGTCCTGCACCTCGATGCCGGCGATTTCAGCGGCTGGCCCGTCCCCTGGCGGGTAGAGAAAATCTCCGGGCCGCAGGTCCCCAGCCTGCTTCTCTCTGTACTGCTGTGTGGCTGGGCTGTGAGTCATCGGAAGTCCTTTGGTTCTCTTGGGGTCCGCCGTCCAGTCTACAAAGACCAGCCGGCGCGGGGGCCGGGACCCGCTAGAGAACGATGCCCGAGAAAGCCAACGCCTGGCGCACGAGGTTCCCGCGGCCGCCGTCGAATTCCTGCTGGACGTTCTCGCCCAACACTTCCTGCGGCGTCATCCAGGTCAGTTCCAGGGCGTCCTGGCGCGGCTCGCATTCGCCGGTTACGGGGATGATGTAGGCAAGCGAAACAGCGTGCTGGCGGTCATCGGTGAAGCCTGTCTGCGACGGGGCCGGGAAGTACTCGGCCACCGTGAAGGGAACGGGGCTGATGGGCAACTGCGGAAATGCGAGGGGGCCGAGGTCCTTTTCCATGTGGCGCAGGAGGGCGGCACGGATGGTCTCGCGGTAGAGGACGCGGCCGGAGACGAGGTAGCGGACCATGTTTCCGTCGGCGTCGCCCTGGAGAAGCGTGCCAACCTCGTTCACATAACCGAGCGGATCCAACCTGACCGGAACAGCCTCCACGTAGACCATGGGGAGTCGGCCGCGGGCTTCGAAGAGGTCTTCATCTGAAAGCCAGCCTGGATACGGGTCGGGTGTACGTACGCTCATGGTTAAGTTCTACCCCATCCCCCGCCGAACTTCCTTGGAGGCGTCGCCGTAGCTGCGGGGTTACGCTCTCGGCGGTATTGGAGGGCCGGAATGGACGCGGGCGGTTCCCTGGATGCTATGCGCGCAAGGATTCTACGCCGCCGGTGCCTGCCGGAGTGGTTCGATCACAATCGACGCCGGCGCAGCGCCACCTGAGGCATCCGGGTTGGCGACGTACAGGACGTCGTCGCTGATCCTGGCCTCGATGTTCGCTTCGCTGAGCCGGCGCAGCAGCGGTTCCAGGCCGCCGTCGTACTCAAAAGCGAGGTCGCCATGGGTGCTGGCTGCGCCGTGGATGATCCTCAGGATCCCGCCGTTCTTGGTAGTGAAGGTGGCTGATTCATCGTCCTCCGAACGGGGCCGGGCTCCGATGTTCCGCAGGTCGTTCGCTGCCAGGCCAACCAGGGGGCTGACCCAGGTGGCTACCACCGTCAGGGCGGAGTTGGCGTCGGCGGAGGTTGCCCACGTGCCATCTACTGCACGGCTGGCGGGGAAGGCGAAGAACCCGAATCCGTCCTCGGCAGAGATCTGCACCGTGGGCCCGTCCGGGGTTTCCTGGACCTCTGCCTGGGTGCCGGCTTCCTCGGTGCGGCGCGCGAACTCCTCCAGGTTCCCCACCTCCACCCCGAAGATCGTGGAGCCATCCAATGGGTGTCCGTGCTCCACGGCCCCCACCGCGAGGCGACCCGAACCGGCGTCGAACTCCCACCACCCGGCGTCGTCCACAGTCTTGACCAAACCCAGCGCTTGGAGGAGCTCGGCCCAGGGCCCGGGCCGGGACGTGTAGTGGGTGGGTCGGGATCGCAGCATGGGTCCTCCTGGAGTGGGCGGTCAGTTCCCAGCCTATGCCGCGTGGCCTTGTCAGGGGCGGGCTCTTTCACAGCAGAATGGACCCATGCCCCTTGAGCTCCCGGAACTCCTTGTCAAAGACGGCGCCGCGTGGCGTGAATGGCTTTCAGTGCACGCCGCCGAGAGCCCGGGCGTGTGGCTGATCCTGCACAAGAAGGGGGGCAGCATCACCGAATTGGATTACGACGCCGCCCTGGATGAGGCCCTGTGCTTCGGCTGGATCGATGGCCAGTCGAAAAGCCGCGACGACCAAAGCTACATGCAGCGGATGACCCCGCGGGGCCGCAAAAGCATCTGGTCGGCCCGGAACGTGGGGCACATTGCCCGGCTGGAATCCGAGGGCAAGATGACCGACGCCGGACGCGCCGCCGTCGCCGCTGCCAAGGCCGATGGCCGCTGGGAAGCTGCCTACGCCGGACCTGCCGACGCCGTTGTTCCGGAGGACCTCGCCGCAGCCATCGCCGC from Arthrobacter sp. StoSoilB20 includes these protein-coding regions:
- a CDS encoding YdeI/OmpD-associated family protein, with the protein product MPLELPELLVKDGAAWREWLSVHAAESPGVWLILHKKGGSITELDYDAALDEALCFGWIDGQSKSRDDQSYMQRMTPRGRKSIWSARNVGHIARLESEGKMTDAGRAAVAAAKADGRWEAAYAGPADAVVPEDLAAAIAAVPEAQAMFDVLTSQNRFALIHRTNGVKRAETRARKIAGFVEMLARHETPYPQKQRPA
- a CDS encoding NUDIX hydrolase family protein, coding for MSVRTPDPYPGWLSDEDLFEARGRLPMVYVEAVPVRLDPLGYVNEVGTLLQGDADGNMVRYLVSGRVLYRETIRAALLRHMEKDLGPLAFPQLPISPVPFTVAEYFPAPSQTGFTDDRQHAVSLAYIIPVTGECEPRQDALELTWMTPQEVLGENVQQEFDGGRGNLVRQALAFSGIVL
- a CDS encoding DUF6707 family protein; translation: MTHSPATQQYREKQAGDLRPGDFLYPPGDGPAAEIAGIEVQDDDYGVAAMLLVTMVDGGTVRIAVGSSVPVGDGAGVGPALDPDGSDAAGSSTAGSSTAGSSTAGSSTADASTVDSSTADSDVAGSNTADASTPDSSTSAGRDEDTQAGPAVVVPPRPETPPSYTGPSPEELALIPEPEGTPEAVVSAAAANHKGKNGVQVLADRLTKGINTKSGSCLRDLSNLAFDLCIVLRDPDHALAVADLLNVLPFDGNLDRWASIERALALSSFICREAGQSDRAAVYEKLLRAPESQEEDPFKARINARVRQRSLNEPNLYDKEIFRAIDNGNHEAEREWRFLRLEALMFLRAHGGSKTIGEEELARRIGNELESVRA